In Mixophyes fleayi isolate aMixFle1 chromosome 11, aMixFle1.hap1, whole genome shotgun sequence, one DNA window encodes the following:
- the ETS1 gene encoding protein C-ets-1 isoform X2: MKAALDIKPTITIIKTEKAEYETYSCGDMECGDVPLLTPSSKDMMSQALRATFSGFSKEQQRLGIPIDPREWTDANVRDWVSWAVNEFTLKGVDFQKFRMSGAALCAMGKECFLELAPDFVGDILWEHLEILQKEDTKLYQTNDLTPAYPESRYNTDYFISYGIEHAQCVPPSEFSEPSFITESYQTLHPISSEELLSLKYETEYPSPLLRDPLQPDSLQGDYFTIKQEVVSPDNMCMGRISRGKLGGQESFESIESHDSCDRLTQSWSSQSSYNSLQRVPSYDSFDSEDYPPALQNHKPKGTFKDYVRDRAELNKDKPVIPAAALAGYTGSGPIQLWQFLLELLTDKSCQSFISWTGDGWEFKLSDPDEVARRWGKRKNKPKMNYEKLSRGLRYYYDKNIIHKTAGKRYVYRFVCDLQSLLGYVPEELHAMLDVKPDADE, translated from the exons ATGAAAGCTGCACTAGACATTAAacccaccatcaccatcattaaAACGGAGAAAGCGGAGTATGAGACGTACTCCTGCGGCG ATATGGAGTGTGGCGATGTGCCGCTACTGACACCCAGTAGTAAGGATATGATGTCCCAGGCTCTCCGTGCCACCTTCAGCGGCTTCAGCAAGGAGCAACAGCGTCTGGGCATCCCCATCG ACCCTCGCGAATGGACGGACGCTAATGTTAGGGACTGGGTGTCCTGGGCGGTGAATGAATTCACCCTGAAGGGTGTGGACTTCCAGAAGTTCCGCATGAGTGGAGCTGCACTGTGCGCCATGGGGAAGGAGTGTTTTCTGGAACTGGCACCAGATTTTGTGGGAGACATCTTGTGGGAACACCTAGAAATCCTGCAGAAAG AAGACACAAAACTCTACCAAACTAATGACCTCACTCCAGCTTACCCTGAGTCCAGATACAACACAGACTACTTTATCA GTTACGGAATAGAACACGCACAGTGTGTTCCACCCTCCGAGTTCTCGGAGCCCAGCTTTATCACAGAATCCTACCAGACCCTCCATCCAATCAGCTCAGAGGAACTCTTGTCTTTGAAATATGAGACAGAATACCCCTCACCGCTCCTGCGAGACCCCTTACAACCGGACTCTCTTCAGGGAGATTACTTCACTATCAAACAGGAGGTTGTGTCTCCGGACAACATGTGCATGGGACGGATCAGCCGAG GTAAACTTGGAGGACAAGAGTCCTTTGAAAGCATTGAGAGTCACGACAGCTGTGACCGGCTCACTCAGTCATGGAGTAGCCAGTCTTCATATAACAGCTTGCAACGTGTCCCATCGTACGACAGCTTCGACTCGGAGGACTATCCCCCTGCACTGCAGAACCATAAACCCAAAGGAACCTTCAAGGACTATGTGAGAGATCGTGCTGAGCTGAACAAAGACAAGCCTGTCATCCCTGCCGCTGCACTGGCTGGCTACACAG GCAGTGGACCCATCCAGCTTTGGCAATTCCTCTTAGAGCTACTAACTGACAAATCATGTCAGTCCTTCATCAGCTGGACGGGAGATGGCTGGGAGTTTAAACTGTCTGATCCAGATGAG GTTGCCAGGCGCTGGGGCAAGAGGAAAAACAAACCTAAAATGAACTACGAGAAGCTGAGCCGTGGCTTGCGATACTACTACGACAAGAACATCATACATAAGACCGCAGGAAAGCGCTATGTCTACCGCTTTGTATGCGATTTGCAAAGCCTCCTGGGATATGTGCCGGAAGAGCTTCACGCCATGCTGGACGTTAAACCAGACGCGGATGAATAG